A window of the Haloquadratum walsbyi C23 genome harbors these coding sequences:
- a CDS encoding cytochrome P450, which yields MSTQPPGPNGVPVFGNSRQYASDPFTFLRSVADAYGDVVRFSLGPLDTYMLTNPVDIERVLVTDDQKYQKPDFQDDAIGTLLGDGLLLSEGETWQKQRQLAQPAFGPKRITSLAGTMTDHTRGMLDEWESGDIKDVHLEMARVTVRIIVEAMFGTSLTDTQTTAVQENLEPLGKRFEPDPLRFIIPDWVPTQENQEYNKSVSVLEDIIDEIVSERRGTETNPDIDPGAGSDDDPMDLLSILLRAKQRGEQTDKQLRDEMMTILLAGHDTTALTLTYTWYLLSEHPKVRDQVHEELASVCGGETPTMADTRSLDYTERVLQESMRMYPPVYVIFREPQVDVRLGGYRIPAGSAIMLPQWVVHRSPRWYDNPTTFDPDRWRPERRADRPRFSYFPFGGGPRHCIGKHLSMLEAKLILGTVAQTYELDYVRDRPFDLRGSLTMHPDEPMGMRVIER from the coding sequence ATGAGTACGCAACCGCCGGGCCCAAACGGGGTGCCGGTGTTTGGTAACAGTCGCCAGTATGCAAGCGATCCGTTCACTTTCCTTCGGAGCGTTGCAGACGCTTACGGTGATGTGGTACGATTCAGTCTTGGTCCACTTGACACGTATATGTTGACAAATCCTGTAGATATTGAGCGTGTGCTGGTCACAGATGATCAAAAGTATCAGAAACCAGACTTTCAGGATGATGCCATCGGAACGCTCCTTGGAGATGGACTGCTCCTAAGTGAAGGTGAAACATGGCAGAAACAACGTCAACTCGCACAGCCAGCGTTCGGTCCGAAGCGAATCACATCGCTTGCGGGGACAATGACTGATCATACGAGGGGAATGCTTGATGAGTGGGAGTCTGGAGATATTAAGGATGTTCACCTCGAAATGGCGCGCGTAACGGTACGGATTATCGTTGAAGCCATGTTTGGTACATCATTAACTGACACGCAAACAACAGCAGTTCAGGAAAATCTTGAACCACTAGGTAAACGATTTGAACCGGATCCGCTTCGATTTATTATTCCAGATTGGGTACCAACACAGGAAAATCAGGAATATAATAAATCTGTCAGCGTGCTTGAGGATATAATCGATGAGATTGTCTCCGAGCGTCGTGGAACCGAAACAAATCCTGATATTGACCCGGGTGCGGGTAGTGATGATGACCCGATGGATTTATTATCTATTTTACTTCGGGCAAAACAACGGGGTGAGCAGACAGATAAACAGCTTCGCGATGAGATGATGACGATACTGTTAGCTGGACATGATACCACAGCGCTTACACTGACTTACACATGGTATCTTCTCTCGGAGCACCCAAAAGTAAGAGATCAAGTGCATGAAGAGCTTGCGTCGGTTTGCGGTGGGGAGACACCGACAATGGCTGATACCCGGTCATTAGATTATACCGAGCGTGTCTTACAAGAATCGATGCGCATGTATCCGCCGGTGTATGTTATTTTTCGTGAGCCACAAGTTGACGTACGGCTTGGTGGGTATCGAATCCCAGCAGGGTCAGCAATTATGTTACCACAATGGGTTGTTCATCGGTCGCCACGATGGTATGATAATCCAACAACATTTGATCCAGATCGATGGCGTCCAGAGCGTCGAGCAGACCGACCACGATTTTCATACTTCCCATTTGGTGGAGGACCACGTCATTGTATCGGGAAACATCTCTCAATGCTAGAGGCAAAGCTTATTTTAGGAACAGTCGCTCAAACATATGAATTGGATTACGTACGGGACCGTCCATTTGATCTTCGAGGATCATTGACAATGCACCCTGATGAGCCGATGGGAATGCGAGTCATCGAGCGCTAA